GTGTACCGATTGGTGATGTGCTTTCTTCCTCTTGCCTCGGCAAATTCCTTAGGAACGATTGTAACAACACTGTACAAAATTAATAAAGCTCTCGAAATCTACAAGACAGATTGCCAAAAATTTCAAGTCTCCTAaagtttttttttttaaattagGGTATACCCCAACCTCATTAAGATCGGCCCATCTGCCAAAGTTTTTTCTTCAATATTGCTGTGGTGTAGAAATCCCATTGGTCGTTTTCTTCCCTTCCCCTCGTAAACAGTGGATAGAGCGAATTCGTCCCCGCCAGGCTCCATCGGTGAGCTCATGGACTCGTCTCTCCTCTGCTTGCCACTCCAGCAGTCAGTGGCGGGGAGGACAATCCCAATGCCTCGGCTACGACTAGTTGTTTAAGTTAGTTTTTTTTAGTCCTCGGAGGGGATGATGCTCGAATGGACGACGCTGCTTCTTCCTTGAGTTGGACTTCCAGGCTTCGGTTCTCCTCGGGTTCATCTGTCTGGTCGAAGTAGACGAAGCTTCAACGTAGATTCATGTGGTCTTCTTAGGGTGGAGAGGTTAGATTTTCTCCCCATGCTTCGGCGCGTTTCAAAGGTTCAGCAGTTGCGACAGTGGCTCTAGGTCGCCGATTCTAAGGGGGCATGTACACAAAGACTTTTCAACTGTCATGAACAAGACACAGCTAGCTCCAGCCTCCAGCCTCCCGACCAACATCCGGAGAACACCATCATGATGCCAGCAGCACCAGCAAACCGACGGGGCACGTACGTCGACCCGGCCGGACGGACGTGCGTGAGGGTGCCCTCGAGCTACAAGACACAGCTAGCTCCAGCCTCCAGCCTCCCGACCAACATCCGGAGAACACCATCATGATGCCAGCAGCACCAGCAAACCGGCGGGGCACGTACGTCGACCCGGCCGGACGGACGTGCGTGAGGGTGCCCTCGAGCTACCACCGGGTTTGTGGGTTGTGGCCAACGGGACGGATGATGGCGTTGTCCTGTCGCCGAGCTCCCGGTCGCGCGGGGGCGTTCGTGTTCGACCGCTCGCTCCCCCGTCGTCGCCCATGTGGGCGCGCGGCCGCTGGTCCCGGCCGAACCGACGCATCCCCAACACCCATACACGCAGGCCCCCGCGCCGCGCCGTCACTCTCGCTTGGCCTCTTGCGACGACACGATCCAGCCCGATCCCTTGGCACTAGATACCAAGCACGGCGAACTGCCTGTCTGCCCCGAAAATCTATCGTAGGACACGTACAGGTCGACACATTTCAAAGCGATCGATCGATCGAGTCCAGCCCACCGGCCGGCGTAGCCAAATGATTACCACCACTGGCCACAGGCGTAGATGTCTTCATAAGTATACAAGAGGACGTGCACTTCACTCAAGCCGTCACTCCGATCGATTATGTACTACAGCTGGAGACCGAACTCGATCGACCGGATGATGATAACGAAATCTTCTCCCGCGCTGCCGTGGCTTGGCTGGGCCATATATGCGCATGGGACCATCCCACGAGTCCATTCCATTTTTGCACCGTGAGAGGCGACGTTGCTGCTAGAATGTTCACGTTTACATGCGCATTGTCTCTCTCGGTCTCTGACGGGTAGCGCTCGGGCGGACTGTTTTACGCGCCCTTGGAGAGCTGTCGCCGACTCGCCGGTCGGGAACCGGGGAGATACGACAACCCGGTTTCCATCCGATCACATTATTGGCGCCGGTCTCTGGTCCCGGCCGCGGCCGGCGCATGACGGGAGGGATAGCCCTTCCCATGTATGGGTGGTGAACAGTCCATGTCGgatatcctctctctctctctatctctctctctctctctctctcacgcctAATTGCATGCCAGGATGATTCCTGCGTAGTACAAATGATATTGCTCTGCAAGTTCGATGCCCTGTGCGTATCTACTGTCATTTGGAAGATTGCACCGTAATGTCGGTATGAAACGGTCTACATGTCTCTTACCCTGGCTGACTGGACGACCTAGAAGATAATGGATCAACTGTGCAGCTATATGTTTGACTCGGCGACTTGGACATGGTCGTTCGGCTTGACCTGATCGATATCAGCAGCCTATAGGTTTGAATGAGTTTTAGAATGCGCCTTGCCTTGCCAGGGAAAACACATGAGTTTGCTCAAACGAATCACAATAATCAATAAGTCGATGTTTGTTGACCTAACGCATGGGGTCTGCCTGGCCTGATGCATGCATACATATATAATACGCGCATAATCATGGCAATTAGAAGGAGAGGACAGAAGTGCGTATCTTCCTTAACAATTTCCTTTGAACCGAATCTCGTCCTTAACAATTGATGAGCACAGCCCACATGACAGTGACAGGTAGCTTCATCACAAGGTTAACTGCTTGTTCAAAATGCTTCACAAGGTTAAACCACCTTGGAGCACAGCTCATACTTGCTTACTTCGTAACGTATACGCTATACACTCAGGTACCACATGCATATAGGATCTACACCGGAAATCAATCAAAATCCCCAAGGAGCAGCGACCGATCTTTTGCCGGCCGGCCTACACGGCATCCTGTCGTCCCTGGATAGATTTCTTGCAGTAGAGGATGGCGTCGCTGACGGCGGTGTCGGCGTGGCCGTGGCACCAGTACTCCGTGGCGCTCGCGTAGCTGGACGTGGACTGCCGCGCCGGGGACGACGTCGCCGCGGCCAAGGCAGCAGACCTGGACGACGACCGCGGCGCGAGCGCCCGCACCGGCAGCGCCCTCACCTTCCGGCACAGCGGCGCCAGGAGGCGCAGGTACCGGAGCAGTATCCTCCGCGTCGCCACCAGCGGCGCGTGCCGGCCACGGCGGCGCGAGCTGACCGCGGAGGCCGGCGTGCTCTGCGCGGAGTAGAAAGCGGGCGACGACACGTAGGACACGACGCCAGGCTCGCACGGGAGGAGGGGCTGTCCGGCGCCGACAAGCAGCGGGGAGAAGCACTGCGCGCCGGCGCACGTCAGCTGGCCGAAGTCGAACTCGGCAGCCTCCTCGTCATCCTCCGCCGGCACTGCGGCGGAGGACGTCCACCGCATGGAGAAGAGCTCCGCGGGGTCCATGTCGATGAAGGACGTGGAGCTGTTGAACGAGCACCCGAGGCCGGCGTCGGCGTCGAGCCGCTCGATGGACGCCCTGCAGCCGAGCCACGCGCGGGAGAAGCTGTCGCTGCGAGACGGCGAGGCCTCCATAGACGTTGACGGTGCGCGAGGTGGCGAGAGAGAGGCTTGGATCGGTGACTCAGTATGCGCGTGAGTGAGGACTCAGAGGTAGCTGCGTGCGTGTGAACCGAGGCGAGCGCGGGAAGTGAGTGGCGCGGCGAGGAAGATAATATAGAGGCGGGCGAGGAGGAGGCTGTGTGGAAAAAGAGAAGAAACAAACAGACCGGTTGACGTCTCTGAAGCAAGGCGTTTGGTGCCGTGTCCCCTTCTTTTTCTGTTCCAATGCAGAGGCTAAAAAAGGCTTGCAATTGCGGACCATGTAGGAATAGTACTTTTCACTGTTCCAGGGCACAGAGCAGACTGTTTGCCATTGAAAAATTCCATCCAAATATGGTCGAGAATTATACTGTGCATTTTGTATCGTAGAGTGGATATAGGCCAAAATGATGATCATTTTCATTTGCATTTGCATCATCTAAAACTACACGCCGACAGAATTGTGAGGATGTGTCACACGTAGGTTGCTCTAAATTTGGTCAAACAGAATCACATTCGCAAATCGTGTACCTCCGTTCACAAATACAAGATGTTTTtgatatttcaatatagactacatacgaggTGAAACAAGTGAACAAATACACTAAGACATGATaatatacatccgattcagaaaaaggttagaacatcttatatttgtgtgTCATGTACTACTCTCTGCTGACACTTGTCATGCGGCAGACCTTGCAGTGGGAAAGACAAATAACAAAATGCTATCTCTTTTTCAGTCCCAAAAGACCTGTCAAAGACAGGGTCATCGATGCAGCCAACAATAATGCGGGATTAGTCGGGTGGGTGAGGTAATCGGGACAAAAGAGTGTTCCCGCAGAGAGGAGAGCATCTCCCTATCATGTTGCCATATGCGGTCGAGCTAGTTCCAGAATCTACATGGAACAATGCTCAATGTTTTCAGATCATAAATCTAAGTAAGCGCGAACAATTAACACTATCTACTAGTTCTAACAATTAGGGGGAAATAATCTATGTTTCTCTGAGCAAACATGACAGGAACCCACCAACCAACCAAGAGGCAAGAGCCATTGGCCTTCACATGCGAGCTCGCCCCAGTGATCCTCCTCCTGTCGCCTCGGCCGAGTACCGCCCTGCAATATTCAAATCACGGAGCATGAGACGTGTAAGCTGACGGGGGAAGCAAGCACAGATTCTCAAGGGAGCTTTCTATGGCGTTCCACGAACCTGGTCTTGAGGGAGGCAGAAGAGAAGAACAAAGTTCAACGCCCTCGAAAGATGCCGGGGACAACGGTCTCCATGAGCGTCTGATGGCGTACGGTCTGCCATTTGTTATTCAGTGGGGTGCCCAGTCGGTGAAACAAAAACCACATGGCGAATCCAGCGAGATGATCAAGCGTATTTGTGATGTGATGGACTAAAGGTGTGCAAGTCTAGGCTGCCCCAGAGCCAGAAGGAACCAAACCGGCCTGAATGCAGTTTGGTGCGTGTCTGCATGATGTGTGCGCCGTCGCGCCACAAAGAAGACCTTGTTGGACACTGTGCTGTTAAAGAAAGGTGTGGAGAAGAAGCCTGAAAAGCATTTCTGCCCATGATTAAAGGAGATGGTTAGTTCAGGAAATGTGCTACTGTATATATTGTCTTTGACGAATTGTTTGTGCTTCAGGCTGGAACATGTGTGGACTTTGCGCCTGCTCAGAAATCATTGCACGTTTTGTGGAAATTTTATGGATGGATAACATAATTTTGAGCTCCTTAATTTCTTGGGAGTACCAGATGGTACTCTTTTAGGTAAATGCCTAAACTCCAGTTTTTTTTGAAACGAAGCAAAAGACTTagtcattttcattgattaagaagaagagaattgcctgattaattgacggaaaaccgggctaaaaccgaagCGTCCCAGTTGTTGACTATGTTGGTTTAAGAGTAGAGTAGGGGCCAATGTTGTTTACTTACTACAAGCATCCCAGTTGGCAAAGACAATCCTAAGCAGATTTAAGGAGTGAGGACCCGTGGCCGTGGAAACTGTAGCAGAATAGAAATAGTCTCGAAATGAAGAAGAAAAGGCATCAACTACAACTTCTAGCGTATGTAATACTTTCAATATAAGGCATCTCCATTGTAATGATTAAATACATGTAATGATGACCAAACAGGAACAGGATGATACCGTGATGCATGATATTCTCAGTCTCTGATTTCTATACCCAGCGCCTATGAAATGATGTCTTTGCAAACTTTCAGAAGTATTCCGTAAGAACAAAACAAGAAACCGACAAAGCGAACAATTCAATGATGACGCCATTATGTGCTCTAGCATAACAAATATGCCATGAGATTTATGTGCTCTAGCATAACAAATATGCCACGAGATGTGAGACTTGCAGCATCCAGCAGCTATCTACATGACTTTATGGTAGGCAATGCAAAAATGACAGCTAAGGTTTGGAGACATGAATGACTACTGATGCTGGTTCCCCACTGATCCGTGTTCCAAAACTTGACAACAAATTGGACAGAACAACTACATATGAATTATCCCGACCAGGCAGACATGTACATTCGTAATATATGACAGATTCTTAGCTTGTTGTCATACTTTGTCGAGCAATCCAGTACATTTTGTCCCCACAAATCCTAGCTTTCCAGGAGCACAGATTTGCAGAACATTTACTCAAAGTACCTTGCATTAGTATTCACTATTCAGAATAATGACCCTCAAGAAATCATATGCATGGATGCTAGAGCTGGCATGATGTCCAGGCAGCAAACTAACTCAAATAGCAACATAAAGAAAGAAAAGTAAATGTTACCTGCATGTTTCCAACTAAGTGCACCTCCAAGATTGTAAGACAGATAAATAACACTGAAGTCGAAATAGGCACAGATGAGATTTCATCAGATGCTACTCCCCAAATATACTGGAATAATCATGTAGATACTCTAGTTGaaacaacagatgaggtaaaagcCTGATACTTACAATGCTGACAGAGATCACATGTAACAGAACGTTGAGCAATTGTGAAACTTTTCTAGAGTTTCTTAAATCTAAGTAAATTCAGAGATATCACAGCAACATGGCTTATTAAAACGAAATGGTTATTCAATCCTTGCTGTATAATGTATATGCTGTTCTACTTTCTAGTGTATAAATGTAAGCACTGCACTGGTACTGATACATGCCCATTTGGAGAAAATCCCCTTGACTAAGAGGTTCCAATCTTACAAAGCAGTGACGGCACCACATTTCTTACCACCAGAATCGGTTTGCACAAAGTGAAAAACAAAATTGCCATGTATGGTTGGTGACAACATAAAAAACATCCAAAGTGGTCGCATCCTATTCAACTCCAGGATGTAATAACATAAAATGATCTTTTACATCACATGATTTCAGACGCAAGTGACCTTCCAATTTCAGAAGAGCTGAATAAACCAACTGTGACGCAATTCAGTTGGGCAAGTATATGGGGTGGGCTGAAGATCAGCTGCATAGACCAGCATTAACTGGATAACTAGATTGGAAAATGGTTTCTCCATTAAGACTTAATTGTTACTTGGACAATGGTGATTAGTGCAAACAGTTGTACAAATCCGGTGAACTGTGTAATGTTACACCTTTAGTTTGTCTACCTTAATAAAGCTAGAGTATTACAACTGCAACACCATCAACCATGCAACCAGCATAATAGGGCACTGTTCCCATGCGCTGACTAAGCTCACTTCAAAGCTTCTTATCAGATTGTTCTCCAGTGCTTTTCAAGTCATCTGGGTTAAGTCTTGGTCTTTTTGTGCTACAGCCATCATTCTCCAGAGACTTCAACTTGTTTTTTATCGCAGATATCTTTGCAGCACGATCAGTTTGTGCTAATTTGCTTCCCGAACCACCTGCCAGTTTCTTGTCTTTCAGTGCTCTTTGTGAATTACCGGAATCTAGGAAACACTTCTCGCTCGCTAGGTGAACCACCACAGGACGTCCACAGACCAACTTGCCATTCATCTTCTCCTTTGCCAACTGAGCTTCCTGCATGCTCACTTCAGGTGGCAAAGGTGAGAATTACCAGGACCCATCAACATTTGCAAGAAGTAATGAGTATCACTCGTACCTCTTTGGTAGTGTACTGAACAAAGGCATAACCACGAGGCTCGCCTCGCTTCGGGCCACGCGTATGCAACAGGAAATCCTCAGCTATGATCTTTCCATAGGGGGAGAACATCTTGATAACGTCAGACCTGGAGAATCACACTATAATATTGGATTACACATAACACCAGGCCGACCTTGGAAGGGAGACGGGCTAGAGAAAACTCACTCTGATATCCTAAAATCCAGATTGCCCACATAGAGCCTACTCGCCGACTTATCGCTGTCAAGACCCTTGGGATCCTGCAAACTAAGCTGGTTACAAACACAGCATCTAGGCATGCTGCACAATCATCTGTCGCCCCTTTCTAACCAAGACTCACTTACCATTGCCACTTGAAGAAGAAATCGTTGTGTGCACGACTCAGCGCCAATTTCAGAAAATGGATCTTCTGCTGCAGAGAGCAGAGAGGACAACCAATCAGATGCACGAATTCGGCCAATTTACCACAGCGGTATGTACTCTTAGAACAGATTCTCTACAGTACCGCAAACATCAGACATGCACCCAGATATCGGTATCGCCTACAGGATTCGCTGGTCGCGATTGCTAACATCGAACTACCAACATCAGAGCGTACGCGAAGAGTGCCCGCGTGAGGTCTAGATCTATCTGGACAGAACTGGCGACAGAGATGGGCGGGAGGCAGGGCAAGCCGGAAGAGCTTACCGGCAGCGCGGGAGCGATGAGAGCGTGCAGGGATCGCGTTGCTCCGCCGAAGAATTCGGGCAGCGATGAGCCGATGAAGCacggggcgggcgggcgggcggggcggcggcggcggaccggaACAGTTTTTTCTTTTCCAGAACGGAGCAGAACAACTGTACAGCAAACGGGGAATGATCGGATTTGGGTCATTTTGTAGCTGGGCCAAGCCGCAAATGCTATGCCACTGCTCGCCACCGACGTTGGCCGGCCCAGGAGCGGGCGGGCTCAATCGGTTTTTCGTCGTTTTTTCCCTTCTGGTTCATGTTTTCGTGCTGTGGTTCTCAGTGTTTCTctagagcatgtacaatggttgataagatagtcttattttaagtcttgcatgtgatttagagatgacaaaaaaatatgtctacaatgggtcatctcttagccttatctttaataactagctattcctaaaaacgtggtgagacatattgtgctaagagatcatctcttgtcttccttttcttatgatttctctctcctccacctcatcatttatcctacgtggcgtgcctaagatagaaccattgtacatgcccttattcGACTATTTTtttcgggtttcttttattttctcattcatttcctttttatttttatttttaaaataattacataattccatgtactccctcctttccattaAATTAGGCGCCTAATTTTTATGCACGAAAATTAGCGCACGGTGATCCCCGTGCACGATCTCCTCTAACTATCTGGTTGACCAATCCTATCTCTGCTTCAACGTACGCGCCCGCCCCAGGCAATCTGTTGACAGTACGTGTGAGAGAAAATACCGTCGTGGCAGTCAGTTACTGCTAACTGTACGAGAGAGAGggcatggagagagagagagagagagagagagagagagagagagatgcatgcgGGAGGAGAAAATCGTGGCAGTCAGTTGTTGCTAACTGTACACCTTAGATTTTAGGATTTTTTTATAAAGGCTAAAACGCCTTACATATCGGGAAGGAGGGAGTATCTAAGAGAGTGATCTCCACTTATGGACGTGTCATTGTTGAGATCAGGGATTGTAGTGGAGATCCCCTTTTAGTTGTTCACctaaacgtcttatatttaggaatggagataGTAGCAGTTATCCAGATTCAGGCTACCCATAGATGTAATACCCTATTCCTGCTTTACGTTTGTTTGATGGATGATGAACAAATGAACTATATAAGTTTGAGCTAAGTTCTCACAGCCAGCTTTGGTAGTGCTCGGGTGGGCCTATAGCTACCCCGAGCATCcttcttttctttctcttcctaGCTTTTCTCCAGATGCTAAATCTGAAGTGTTTAGGAGCAGTCTCCTTCTGATGGCCATGGTCCTGCCCTTATATAGAGTTCGGGGGGACCTGCAATGGTCCTTTAAGTTAAAAAGGTAAGATGTTTCAATAGTCTTTGTTGCTCCTATGCACTATGGAGTTTGCCAAGAGTGGCAAGTATATAATTGTCTAAATCCTAAGTATCTTTGATCGAGAGATACACCTGTTCGCGAACGTCGTCCTGGGCTCCACACATGAGCGTCTGGAAGCTAGTGGAGGCCGCAGCTTTTGTCAGGGTGCCAGAACCATAGTCAAAAAGGCGGCTATGTGTTGTTGTGTCAGTCTAATGAGTTGCCCCCCTTATCGTGTGGGGAAACGCGATATCGACCTGCAAAGCGCCATCATTTCCTTAAAACACATGTTCAACACATTTCACCCGAGAAAAGAAATCGTGTAATTATTTGATTAGACCTTTGTGGGATTGGATTTGTTTGCTCGTTGAAATGCCATAATATGAGAACCAACATCCGTGTACGAAAAACAAAATACGAATGAGGAAGGAAAATATATCGTGATATAAGTCAATGATCCTTGCATCATAGGTGTTGTGATTTCTTGAGATCCTAATTGACATGGTTCTGCAACATCACAAAGAG
This DNA window, taken from Triticum aestivum cultivar Chinese Spring chromosome 1D, IWGSC CS RefSeq v2.1, whole genome shotgun sequence, encodes the following:
- the LOC123168337 gene encoding uncharacterized protein, whose protein sequence is MEASPSRSDSFSRAWLGCRASIERLDADAGLGCSFNSSTSFIDMDPAELFSMRWTSSAAVPAEDDEEAAEFDFGQLTCAGAQCFSPLLVGAGQPLLPCEPGVVSYVSSPAFYSAQSTPASAVSSRRRGRHAPLVATRRILLRYLRLLAPLCRKVRALPVRALAPRSSSRSAALAAATSSPARQSTSSYASATEYWCHGHADTAVSDAILYCKKSIQGRQDAV
- the LOC123168346 gene encoding probable RNA-binding protein 18, whose product is MDPKGLDSDKSASRLYVGNLDFRISESDVIKMFSPYGKIIAEDFLLHTRGPKRGEPRGYAFVQYTTKEEAQLAKEKMNGKLVCGRPVVVHLASEKCFLDSGNSQRALKDKKLAGGSGSKLAQTDRAAKISAIKNKLKSLENDGCSTKRPRLNPDDLKSTGEQSDKKL